In one Pseudomonas tensinigenes genomic region, the following are encoded:
- the dinB gene encoding DNA polymerase IV — MTQRKIIHIDCDCFYAAIEMRDDPRLAGKPLAVGGSADRRGVIATCNYEARAYGVRSAMASGHALKLCPDLTIVKPRMDAYREASKEIHTIFADYTDLIEPLSLDEAYLDVSDSAHFGGSATRIAQDIRRRVSNQLHITVSAGVAPNKFLAKIASDWKKPNGLFVITPDQVEDFVSGLPVSKLHGVGKVTADKLGKLGIVDCQHLREWDKLALVREFGSFGERLWSLARGIDDRLVHNDSRRQSISVENTYDVDLPDLRSCLDKLPELLETLKTRMARIDSSYRPGKPFVKVKFHDFTQTTLEQAGAGRDLGSYQLMLTQAFNRGGKPVRLLGVGVRLEDLRGGFEQMELFER, encoded by the coding sequence ATGACTCAGCGAAAAATCATCCACATTGACTGCGACTGTTTCTACGCCGCCATCGAGATGCGCGATGACCCGCGCCTGGCCGGCAAGCCGTTGGCAGTGGGCGGTTCGGCGGACCGGCGCGGGGTGATCGCCACCTGCAACTATGAAGCGCGCGCGTATGGCGTGCGTTCGGCGATGGCGTCGGGGCATGCCTTGAAACTGTGCCCGGACCTGACCATCGTCAAGCCGCGTATGGATGCGTATCGCGAGGCTTCGAAAGAGATTCATACGATCTTTGCCGATTACACCGACCTGATCGAGCCGCTGTCGCTGGATGAGGCCTATCTGGATGTCTCCGACAGCGCGCATTTTGGCGGCAGCGCTACACGCATTGCCCAAGATATCCGTCGCCGGGTATCCAATCAGTTGCACATCACCGTTTCCGCTGGCGTGGCACCGAACAAGTTTCTAGCGAAGATCGCCAGTGACTGGAAGAAGCCCAACGGGCTGTTCGTTATTACCCCGGATCAGGTCGAGGACTTCGTCAGCGGTTTGCCGGTGAGCAAGTTGCACGGCGTCGGCAAGGTCACCGCCGACAAGCTCGGCAAACTCGGCATCGTCGACTGCCAACACCTGCGCGAGTGGGACAAGCTGGCGCTGGTGCGCGAATTCGGCAGTTTTGGCGAGCGACTGTGGAGTCTGGCCCGTGGGATCGATGACCGGTTGGTGCACAACGACAGCCGGCGTCAGTCAATCAGCGTGGAAAATACCTACGACGTTGATCTGCCGGACCTACGCAGTTGCCTCGACAAACTGCCGGAGCTGCTGGAAACCCTGAAAACCCGCATGGCACGGATCGACAGCAGTTATCGGCCGGGCAAGCCGTTCGTCAAAGTGAAGTTTCATGATTTTACCCAGACCACGCTGGAGCAGGCCGGGGCAGGGCGGGATCTGGGCAGTTATCAGTTGATGCTGACGCAGGCGTTCAATCGCGGCGGGAAACCGGTGCGGTTGTTGGGGGTTGGGGTGAGGCTGGAGGATTTGCGCGGCGGGTTTGAGCAGATGGAGTTGTTTGAACGGTAG